A genomic segment from Pararge aegeria chromosome 15, ilParAegt1.1, whole genome shotgun sequence encodes:
- the LOC120629688 gene encoding uncharacterized protein LOC120629688, with protein sequence MRHFGLSLFLCLQITRIYTSILTNPLKCSSLQTPCFKAFSDFDALTVDPLVLDYFKLERDDLEFEIKHTRVHGLQNMIIDEFRADSNTSMLHMKFRTDLLVTGIYKAAGSLFYMPMNGEGEYSASLKNVEIDTVAPFSIVRNAFGEDLIEASNYKFSYDIKDYAEYRLNNFYYGFSGFSELLHYLINNNWKYISTKYTNAFIANAVENVAKTRKTYFRLNPLQFLVQ encoded by the exons ATGAGGCATTTTGGATTATCACTCTTCttatgtttacaaataacaCGGATATATACCTCAA TTTTGACAAATCCGTTAAAATGTTCTTCGTTGCAAACACCGTGTTTCAAAGCATTTTCTGACTTTGATGCCTTGACAGTCGACCCATTGgtattagattattttaaattagagCGGGATGACTTGGAATTTGAAATTAAGCATACCAGGGTACATGGACTTCAAAACATGATTATCGACGAGTTCAG AGCCGACTCTAATACAAGCATGCTCCATATGAAATTTCGCACCGACCTGTTAGTTACTGGTATTTATAAAGCTGCTGGGTCCTTATTCTATATGCCAATGAACGGAGAAGGAGAGTACTCGGCATCACTAA aAAACGTGGAAATAGATACAGTTGCACCGTTCAGCATTGTAAGAAATGCTTTTGGTGAGGACCTGATAGAAGCTTCAAATTATAAGTTCAGTTACGATATTAAAGATTATGCGGAATATCGCCTAAACAATTTTTACTACGGATTTTCAGGATTCA GTGAATTACTACACTAtctgattaataataattggaaaTACATATCAACGAAATACACCAACGCTTTCATAGCGAACGCCGTTGAGAACGTGGCCAAGACACGTAAAACATACTTTCGTTTAAATCCTCTCCAGTTTTTGGTACAGTAG